The following are from one region of the Paenibacillus sp. KS-LC4 genome:
- a CDS encoding DNA alkylation repair protein → MAEPLKALYDGLFIENFGALVRSALPAFDEAGFAAAVRAGDWEELALKARSRRITEALGDFLPSHYEAALEVLMQIDSQCRGLPYIFFPDFVEVYGMAPQHFDRSMQALARFTRYSTGEFAVRPFLLADPERMMRQMLIWADDEDEHVRRLASEGTRPRLPWAQALPMFKRDPQPIVPLLDKLKADSSLYVRKSVANNLNDIAKDHPDVVVALARQWSGNNPLTDWIIRRGCRTLVKQAHPALMELFGYAAAAGEGEAGGESGTSLTVHAELQAMPKVVHIGDEARFSCVIRLRDGDALKLRIEYGIDFIKASGKPSQKRFLLSDREYAGGVEVTLSRVHRFADLTTRKHYPGIHRITLWVNGVQIAKTELQLEEARSK, encoded by the coding sequence ATGGCAGAACCGCTAAAGGCCTTATACGATGGCTTATTCATAGAAAATTTTGGAGCGCTGGTGCGCTCGGCTTTGCCAGCCTTTGATGAGGCAGGCTTCGCGGCGGCAGTACGAGCTGGAGATTGGGAGGAGCTGGCGCTCAAGGCGCGCTCACGGCGAATTACCGAAGCGCTTGGCGATTTCTTGCCGAGCCATTACGAGGCTGCGCTTGAGGTGCTGATGCAGATCGACTCGCAGTGCCGTGGCTTGCCTTATATTTTCTTCCCGGATTTTGTGGAAGTATACGGTATGGCGCCGCAGCATTTTGACCGGTCGATGCAGGCGCTGGCGCGGTTTACCCGTTATTCGACGGGAGAGTTTGCTGTACGTCCCTTTCTGCTTGCTGATCCTGAGCGCATGATGCGGCAAATGCTGATATGGGCTGATGATGAGGATGAGCATGTACGCCGGCTGGCGAGCGAAGGGACGCGTCCGCGTCTGCCTTGGGCGCAGGCGCTGCCGATGTTCAAGCGCGACCCGCAGCCGATTGTTCCGCTGCTGGACAAGCTGAAGGCCGATTCTTCGCTGTATGTCCGCAAAAGCGTGGCGAACAATCTCAATGATATTGCCAAAGACCATCCTGATGTAGTCGTGGCGCTAGCCCGGCAATGGTCCGGCAACAATCCGCTGACGGACTGGATTATAAGGCGCGGCTGCCGTACGCTGGTGAAGCAAGCCCATCCGGCACTAATGGAGCTATTCGGCTATGCTGCTGCTGCTGGAGAAGGCGAAGCAGGCGGCGAGAGTGGCACTTCATTAACGGTGCATGCTGAGCTTCAAGCTATGCCTAAGGTCGTGCACATAGGCGACGAGGCGCGGTTTAGCTGCGTCATTAGGCTGCGGGATGGAGACGCGCTCAAGCTGCGAATCGAATATGGTATTGATTTTATTAAAGCTTCGGGCAAGCCTTCGCAGAAGCGCTTCCTTCTGTCTGACCGCGAGTATGCGGGAGGAGTGGAAGTGACGCTGTCGCGTGTGCACCGCTTCGCCGACTTGACGACGCGCAAGCATTATCCGGGCATTCACCGCATTACGCTGTGGGTGAATGGGGTGCAGATTGCAAAGACGGAGCTTCAACTGGAGGAGGCGCGCAGCAAATGA
- a CDS encoding aromatic acid exporter family protein: MNIGARVLKTGLSVTLAIFLSQFFGFPSSLITAVAAILTIQPSIYRSWQQILDQIQTNLLGAGIALAAMKVFGHTPIAVGLVCIAVILICIRLKMEATIGVTLVMVIAIMEAHGQGFDVALQRFLMVLTGMGAAFTINVLVFPPRPRKQFTEQVHLAYGQMSLLLRTAVSNEMKESVFRQEKETLHVSVRKLEDRYTLFEEERKVLAQAKISHARQLLVSKQTIKALQKGVDLLEAVEEHYFAAAGAGKWAQRFDHQIEELTKYHESILLKIEGKMKPNLSFEPEEEREARLITDLTDYFREGRDEHKRLVFVASAIFEYAYHLRRLEKIVDQVQQRGMSPEEWTTETNARGREAKVSAQE, encoded by the coding sequence ATGAATATTGGAGCCCGTGTTTTGAAGACCGGATTGTCCGTAACGCTGGCGATTTTTCTAAGCCAGTTTTTCGGTTTTCCGTCCAGTCTCATTACAGCAGTAGCTGCTATTTTGACAATTCAGCCTTCCATCTACCGTTCCTGGCAGCAAATTCTCGATCAAATTCAGACGAACCTGCTAGGAGCAGGAATTGCCCTTGCTGCGATGAAGGTATTCGGACATACGCCGATTGCGGTGGGCCTCGTCTGCATTGCCGTTATCCTTATTTGTATCCGTTTGAAAATGGAAGCGACCATCGGAGTCACCCTCGTCATGGTTATTGCGATTATGGAAGCCCATGGACAAGGCTTTGATGTGGCGCTGCAACGCTTTTTAATGGTTCTTACGGGTATGGGAGCTGCCTTCACGATTAATGTGCTCGTGTTTCCTCCACGCCCGCGCAAGCAATTTACGGAGCAGGTGCATCTCGCTTATGGGCAAATGTCCTTGCTGCTGCGAACCGCCGTTTCCAATGAAATGAAGGAGAGCGTGTTCCGGCAGGAGAAGGAAACGTTGCATGTGTCGGTGCGTAAGCTGGAGGATCGCTACACCTTGTTCGAGGAGGAGCGCAAGGTGCTTGCCCAAGCTAAAATAAGCCATGCCAGACAGCTGCTCGTCTCCAAGCAGACGATTAAGGCGCTGCAAAAGGGCGTTGATCTGCTTGAGGCTGTGGAGGAGCATTATTTTGCCGCTGCCGGGGCGGGGAAATGGGCGCAGCGCTTCGATCACCAAATTGAGGAGCTGACCAAATATCATGAATCGATTTTACTGAAAATCGAGGGCAAGATGAAGCCGAACCTGAGCTTCGAGCCGGAGGAGGAGCGTGAAGCCCGCCTCATTACCGACCTGACGGATTATTTCCGCGAGGGGCGGGACGAGCATAAGCGCCTCGTGTTCGTCGCGTCGGCTATTTTCGAATATGCCTACCATCTGCGGAGGCTGGAGAAGATCGTGGATCAGGTTCAGCAGCGCGGCATGTCGCCCGAGGAATGGACGACAGAAACGAATGCCAGAGGCAGAGAGGCTAAGGTCAGCGCACAGGAATAA
- a CDS encoding transposase: MNEQQLDQEQQHQYNEMKPMSGEHVEVAGVYRNDWNREEKLERGEVFPADPQMGTATWRLVELDFDNHHEGRTDPRLIPKDDDNDPEAHMQHPRRHEGSNKTE, encoded by the coding sequence ATGAACGAACAGCAATTGGACCAAGAGCAGCAGCATCAATACAATGAGATGAAGCCGATGTCGGGCGAGCATGTTGAAGTGGCGGGCGTATACCGCAACGATTGGAATCGTGAAGAGAAGCTGGAGCGCGGCGAGGTGTTTCCAGCCGATCCCCAGATGGGGACGGCGACTTGGCGGCTGGTGGAGCTAGACTTCGACAACCATCATGAAGGGCGGACCGATCCGCGGCTCATCCCCAAGGACGATGACAATGATCCCGAAGCGCATATGCAGCATCCAAGGCGCCATGAGGGCAGCAATAAGACCGAATAG
- a CDS encoding TVP38/TMEM64 family protein, producing the protein MALLQNWIEQIKHMDLEHLQRTLESYREFGPLLGIVLPLLEAFLPFLPLLAIVAANANIFGLWFGFLFSWIGVSAGAIGVFLVVRRLGKNVKAKVERRFPKSGRFFEWIEHRGFTPLFLLACFPFSPSSLINIVSGLSAVPFRTFIIATVLGKAVMILCVSLLSFDIGNFAHEPWRIVVACIVIVLMWFGGKRLEKRYIH; encoded by the coding sequence ATGGCGTTGCTGCAAAATTGGATAGAACAAATAAAGCATATGGATTTAGAGCATCTACAGCGCACTCTGGAAAGCTATCGGGAATTTGGACCCCTGCTTGGCATTGTGCTGCCTCTGCTGGAGGCCTTTCTGCCCTTTCTGCCTTTGCTGGCCATTGTGGCGGCCAATGCTAATATTTTCGGCCTGTGGTTCGGCTTCTTATTTTCCTGGATTGGCGTTTCTGCTGGGGCCATCGGCGTCTTCTTGGTCGTGCGCAGGCTCGGGAAAAATGTCAAAGCAAAAGTCGAGCGGCGCTTCCCGAAATCCGGGCGGTTCTTCGAATGGATCGAGCATCGCGGCTTTACGCCGCTGTTCCTGCTGGCCTGCTTTCCATTTTCGCCGTCCTCGCTCATTAACATTGTGTCGGGCTTAAGCGCGGTACCCTTCCGCACGTTCATCATCGCAACCGTTCTGGGCAAGGCAGTCATGATTTTATGCGTGTCGCTGCTCAGCTTTGATATTGGGAACTTCGCCCACGAGCCTTGGCGCATCGTCGTTGCCTGCATCGTCATTGTGCTGATGTGGTTCGGCGGCAAGCGGCTGGAAAAACGTTATATCCATTAG
- a CDS encoding aldo/keto reductase, whose protein sequence is MQYTYLGQSGLRVSRLCLGTMNFGVDTDEKEAFRILDAALDAGINFMDTANIYGWGENAGRTEEIIGKWFSQGGGRRERTVLATKVYGDMFDDHDGPNREAGLSAYKIRRHLDSSLRRLQTDHIELYQMHHVDRNVHWNELWSAFETAVSQGKIGYVGSSNFAGWDIAVAQGEAKARGILGLVSEQHKYNLLCRLPELEVLPASKALGLGVIPWSPLDGGLLAGNHRRDNGGRRSGDTKRLDKHRAQLGEYSKLCDELGEPEDLVSLAWLLANPAVTAPIIGVRTLEQFERSLRAVELELDSATLARIDEIFPGPGGDAPKAYAW, encoded by the coding sequence ATGCAATACACTTATTTAGGTCAGTCAGGTTTGCGCGTTAGTCGGTTATGCCTGGGTACCATGAATTTTGGTGTGGATACAGATGAGAAGGAAGCGTTCCGGATTTTGGATGCCGCTTTAGATGCGGGAATTAATTTTATGGATACGGCGAACATTTATGGCTGGGGCGAAAACGCTGGACGGACGGAAGAAATTATTGGAAAATGGTTCAGTCAAGGCGGCGGACGCCGTGAGCGTACCGTGCTTGCGACCAAAGTATATGGCGATATGTTTGATGACCATGATGGGCCGAACCGTGAGGCTGGCTTGTCCGCTTATAAAATTCGCCGCCATCTCGATAGCTCGCTGCGTCGTTTGCAGACGGATCATATCGAGCTGTATCAGATGCACCATGTGGATCGCAACGTCCATTGGAATGAGCTCTGGAGCGCATTCGAAACAGCTGTCTCGCAAGGCAAAATCGGGTATGTCGGCTCCAGCAACTTCGCGGGCTGGGATATTGCTGTGGCGCAGGGCGAAGCAAAAGCGAGAGGGATTTTGGGGCTCGTATCCGAGCAGCACAAATATAATTTGCTGTGCCGTTTGCCGGAGCTGGAGGTGCTTCCTGCATCGAAGGCGCTTGGTCTTGGCGTTATTCCATGGAGTCCACTGGATGGGGGACTGCTTGCGGGCAATCACCGCAGGGATAATGGCGGGCGTCGTAGTGGAGACACGAAGCGTCTGGACAAGCACCGCGCGCAACTGGGCGAATATAGCAAGCTTTGTGATGAACTGGGTGAACCTGAGGATCTCGTATCGCTCGCATGGCTGCTGGCTAATCCTGCGGTTACAGCTCCTATTATTGGGGTGCGAACGCTGGAGCAGTTCGAGCGCTCGCTTCGTGCGGTGGAGCTAGAGCTGGATAGCGCGACGCTCGCCCGTATTGATGAGATTTTCCCAGGACCGGGCGGCGATGCGCCTAAAGCTTACGCTTGGTAA
- the ilvA gene encoding threonine ammonia-lyase IlvA: MEFLSSHSPRVGLEDIVHAQMHLKDVILRTPLQYNRVLSERYGCNVLLKREDLQIVRSFKIRGAYHLMRSLPPERLAAGVVCASAGNHAQGVAYSCHALGIPGKIYMPSTTPRQKVNQVSFFGGDSVEVILTGDTFDDAYAEAIKESERSGTAFIHPFDDLKIIAGNGTVGQELMEASDTVPDFVFVAVGGGGLAAGVASYVKAISPETKVIGVEPEGAQSLRESLDAGEVVTLEHIDKFVDGAAVKRIGKLTFAICRELLDDTVPVPEGKICTTMLDLYNENAIVAEPAGALPIAALEMFRDQIAGKTVVCVISGGNNDIDRMQEIKERSLIYEGYKHYFMLNFPQRAGALREFLDDVLGPTDDITRFEYTKKHNKDNGPSLVGIELKHREDYGPLISRMQMKGYSFIELNKDPVLFNLLI; the protein is encoded by the coding sequence ATGGAATTTTTATCCTCTCATTCGCCTAGAGTTGGGCTGGAAGACATCGTTCACGCCCAAATGCATTTGAAAGACGTCATTCTCCGCACGCCCTTGCAATATAATCGCGTGCTCTCCGAGCGCTACGGCTGCAATGTCCTGCTGAAACGCGAGGATTTGCAAATTGTGCGTTCCTTTAAAATTCGCGGTGCCTACCATTTAATGCGTTCCCTGCCGCCGGAGCGGCTTGCCGCAGGTGTCGTCTGCGCAAGCGCAGGCAATCATGCGCAGGGCGTTGCCTACTCCTGCCATGCGCTGGGCATCCCAGGCAAAATTTATATGCCTAGCACAACGCCGCGCCAGAAAGTAAATCAAGTATCCTTCTTCGGCGGCGACAGTGTCGAGGTTATATTGACTGGCGACACCTTTGATGATGCTTATGCAGAAGCTATTAAGGAGAGCGAGCGCAGCGGTACGGCTTTCATTCATCCTTTTGACGATTTGAAAATTATAGCTGGCAATGGCACAGTCGGACAAGAGCTGATGGAGGCGTCGGATACGGTGCCGGATTTTGTATTTGTAGCCGTAGGCGGCGGCGGCCTTGCTGCTGGTGTCGCTTCATATGTAAAAGCCATTTCGCCGGAAACGAAAGTGATTGGCGTAGAACCGGAAGGGGCTCAGTCGCTGCGCGAATCGCTAGATGCAGGGGAAGTCGTTACGCTTGAGCACATCGACAAATTCGTCGATGGCGCTGCTGTGAAGAGGATTGGCAAGCTGACGTTCGCGATCTGCCGCGAATTGCTCGATGATACCGTGCCTGTTCCCGAGGGCAAAATTTGTACGACCATGCTCGATCTCTACAATGAAAATGCGATTGTAGCGGAGCCAGCCGGTGCGCTGCCTATAGCCGCGCTTGAAATGTTCCGGGATCAGATTGCCGGGAAAACCGTCGTGTGCGTCATTAGTGGAGGGAATAACGATATTGACCGCATGCAGGAGATTAAGGAGCGTTCGCTCATTTATGAAGGATACAAGCATTATTTCATGTTAAATTTCCCGCAGCGCGCGGGTGCGCTGCGAGAATTTCTCGATGATGTGCTCGGTCCAACCGATGACATCACCCGCTTCGAGTATACGAAAAAGCACAATAAGGACAATGGCCCCTCACTCGTCGGCATTGAGCTTAAGCACCGCGAGGACTATGGGCCCTTGATCAGCCGTATGCAGATGAAAGGCTATTCCTTCATCGAGCTGAACAAAGACCCTGTATTATTCAATTTATTAATTTGA
- a CDS encoding flavodoxin, whose translation MSKVIVVYASMTGNTEEMAEAIVAGAQEAGVEVVSKEAFDANAADLLEYDGIIIGAYTWGDGELPDEILDFYEELEGLDLSGRKAAVFGSGDSSYPVFCGAVDTIEAKLRELGAEIVSESLKVEYNPSDDEKEQCKSLGKQVAGLVTVAG comes from the coding sequence GTGTCTAAGGTAATTGTTGTATACGCGAGCATGACGGGTAATACAGAGGAAATGGCTGAGGCAATTGTTGCTGGAGCACAGGAAGCGGGCGTTGAAGTTGTGTCGAAGGAAGCTTTCGATGCAAATGCAGCTGATTTGCTGGAGTACGATGGCATCATAATCGGCGCGTATACTTGGGGAGACGGCGAGCTTCCAGATGAAATTCTTGACTTCTACGAGGAGCTTGAAGGACTTGATCTCAGCGGTCGGAAAGCAGCCGTATTCGGTTCGGGGGATTCCTCCTATCCTGTATTTTGCGGCGCGGTTGATACCATCGAGGCGAAGCTGCGCGAGCTAGGAGCGGAAATTGTTTCCGAAAGCCTGAAGGTGGAATACAACCCTTCCGATGATGAGAAGGAACAATGCAAAAGCTTAGGCAAGCAAGTAGCTGGTCTTGTAACTGTAGCGGGCTAA
- a CDS encoding AraC family transcriptional regulator, protein MSEELLLTFRSPPLPFFIESNRRTYQAGEEHPNRTNIGVFDMLFVHEGALHLAEGDNKWLLGPGDVLILRPDSYHYSYRPCQETTVFDWLHFQTVGAWEETEGSQSGSLRGDYYTYAIRLPKKIHLSYPDEVKLIFAQLHDAAQSSSHGAFWERQQRFLHLLQMLDEGWRSDAARAGVSVAERAAAYLKMNYRSPISNGMLSEVLQLHTNYITRCMTEVFGCTPQQYLLYYRLDQAKLLLIKTDWTISRIAEETGFRQTPHFSRLFAAHTGMPPLKFRKRFTTN, encoded by the coding sequence GTGTCAGAGGAACTGCTGCTAACGTTTCGTTCGCCGCCGCTGCCCTTTTTTATAGAATCAAACCGCCGTACATATCAAGCGGGTGAGGAGCATCCGAACCGGACTAATATTGGCGTATTCGATATGCTGTTCGTGCATGAAGGCGCTCTGCATCTTGCGGAAGGGGATAATAAATGGCTGCTTGGCCCAGGGGATGTGCTTATTTTACGGCCGGACAGCTATCATTATTCGTATCGGCCTTGTCAGGAGACGACCGTGTTCGACTGGCTCCATTTTCAAACGGTGGGTGCATGGGAAGAAACCGAGGGGAGTCAATCGGGCTCCTTGAGGGGAGACTATTATACATATGCCATTCGGCTGCCGAAAAAAATTCACTTGTCTTACCCGGACGAGGTGAAGCTCATCTTCGCACAGCTGCATGATGCCGCGCAAAGCTCGTCGCATGGCGCGTTCTGGGAGCGGCAGCAGCGTTTTCTGCATCTGTTGCAAATGCTGGATGAAGGCTGGCGTTCGGATGCCGCAAGAGCAGGTGTATCGGTCGCAGAACGCGCCGCGGCCTATTTGAAAATGAATTACCGCAGTCCGATCAGCAATGGCATGCTCAGCGAAGTGCTGCAGCTGCATACTAACTATATAACGCGCTGTATGACTGAGGTGTTCGGTTGTACGCCGCAGCAATATTTGCTTTATTACAGGCTGGATCAAGCGAAGCTGCTCCTTATTAAGACAGACTGGACGATTTCCCGCATCGCGGAGGAAACGGGCTTCCGTCAAACGCCGCATTTCTCGCGGCTGTTTGCTGCTCATACCGGAATGCCGCCGCTAAAATTCCGCAAGCGTTTTACGACAAATTAA
- a CDS encoding SOS response-associated peptidase, with protein sequence MIERYSVRANVDDLVRSFQVGNIIDCDVTRFNIAPTQSVSIVMNDRLGERTLQDARWGLFPFWAKDSVNADCERLSEKPFFERMLRRQRCVVPCSGFFGWQQYGQEREPRAMHIVVPSQRLFGVAGFFDAWKNYQGQEVRAFTMITASSSGALSGWQPRLPIVLDEEGLEDWLNPRIHDFRALRKHLDPLDSYQLRAYPVTNAVGNEAYESPDCIQEIMPDFA encoded by the coding sequence ATGATTGAGCGATATTCGGTTAGGGCAAATGTCGATGATTTGGTTCGGTCGTTCCAGGTTGGGAATATAATTGATTGTGATGTGACTAGATTTAATATAGCACCGACCCAGTCGGTTTCCATTGTCATGAATGACCGCTTAGGCGAGCGGACGCTTCAGGATGCCAGATGGGGCTTGTTTCCGTTCTGGGCGAAGGATTCCGTAAATGCGGATTGCGAACGGCTGTCTGAAAAGCCATTTTTCGAGCGGATGCTGCGCAGGCAGCGCTGTGTTGTACCATGCAGCGGCTTCTTTGGCTGGCAGCAGTATGGGCAGGAGCGAGAACCAAGGGCGATGCATATTGTTGTGCCGAGCCAGCGATTGTTTGGTGTGGCGGGGTTCTTTGATGCCTGGAAAAATTATCAGGGGCAGGAAGTGCGCGCTTTTACGATGATTACGGCCAGCTCTTCAGGGGCGTTATCCGGCTGGCAGCCTCGTTTACCTATCGTGCTTGACGAGGAAGGACTGGAGGATTGGCTCAATCCGCGCATTCATGATTTTCGTGCACTGCGCAAGCATCTCGATCCGCTGGACTCCTATCAGCTAAGAGCTTATCCGGTAACGAATGCGGTAGGCAACGAAGCGTACGAGTCGCCGGATTGCATTCAGGAAATTATGCCGGATTTTGCGTAG
- a CDS encoding M24 family metallopeptidase produces MLTKLALGTEEQYVQHAGSIIAACHKELSKRITCGVTTLEIERFTERFMLERGAFPAYKGRKGYPFAIYASVNGMLRGGFPGTAPLSSGDMVKIEMIAGVDGGAAEFAWTYAIGDPLPHARKLLRTAQHTLNRGIAEAKAGKSAGDIIVAIHTSAAKSGCLVMNSMPDIAVHGILQRLEQGEMRPVEQPEELLTEGMILTIDLIAGSGTLAGDTASVEPGLATAHVKHTVAVTRSGPVVLTK; encoded by the coding sequence ATGCTGACGAAGCTTGCGCTTGGCACGGAAGAGCAGTATGTACAGCATGCAGGGAGCATCATAGCTGCATGCCACAAAGAGCTGTCAAAGCGGATTACCTGCGGGGTGACAACGCTTGAAATTGAGCGTTTTACGGAGCGATTCATGCTGGAAAGAGGGGCGTTTCCAGCCTACAAGGGGCGCAAAGGTTATCCGTTCGCCATTTATGCCTCGGTAAACGGGATGCTGCGCGGCGGGTTTCCCGGCACGGCTCCTCTGTCCAGCGGTGATATGGTCAAAATCGAAATGATTGCCGGGGTGGATGGCGGCGCGGCTGAATTCGCCTGGACGTATGCGATAGGCGATCCCTTGCCGCATGCCCGCAAGCTGCTGCGCACCGCGCAGCACACGCTGAATCGCGGCATTGCCGAGGCGAAGGCAGGCAAAAGCGCTGGAGATATTATCGTAGCTATCCATACTTCAGCAGCTAAATCGGGCTGCCTAGTCATGAACAGCATGCCGGATATCGCGGTACACGGCATTCTTCAGCGACTAGAGCAGGGAGAGATGCGCCCGGTGGAGCAGCCAGAGGAGTTGCTCACCGAGGGCATGATTTTGACGATTGATTTAATCGCGGGCTCAGGCACGCTGGCGGGTGACACTGCCAGTGTTGAGCCGGGACTTGCGACAGCGCATGTCAAGCATACCGTTGCGGTTACCCGCTCGGGCCCGGTTGTGCTAACAAAATGA
- a CDS encoding alpha/beta hydrolase has protein sequence MSQLSIQPEQSFIMRMKKRKKILWSLGITLVLVAGLVFFISYKVVDTLLHHPRDTNVSYELNVDKTPYEEVEFPSLKNDNTIRGSFFPANSLSGEASNKTIIVVHGYTSNRLVKGRTPKLVEHFVPKGYNVLAFDLSSQGNSDGDLITLGFNEKYDLLGAVSYLKARGHTGDRIGVIGFSMGAATSLLAASESDDIEAVIADSPFRNAGLFLREGLPFFSGLPAFPFSYTSTWLANWAYGVDLDSISPMDTVKKLQKKPVMLIHGTGDQQISYKNTEAIYESLKENPSAEVWYPQNTEHIDAINHYPTEYFQRVDRFMDEYVGK, from the coding sequence ATGAGCCAATTATCTATACAACCGGAGCAGAGCTTTATTATGCGTATGAAAAAACGGAAGAAAATTCTATGGAGCCTAGGGATAACGCTTGTGCTTGTGGCGGGCCTTGTATTTTTTATCTCTTATAAAGTAGTCGACACCTTGCTGCATCACCCAAGAGACACTAATGTCAGCTACGAATTGAACGTTGATAAAACGCCCTACGAAGAAGTCGAGTTCCCAAGCTTGAAAAATGATAATACGATTAGAGGCTCCTTTTTCCCTGCAAATAGCCTTTCCGGTGAAGCGAGCAATAAGACGATTATTGTCGTCCACGGCTATACAAGCAACCGTTTAGTTAAAGGACGGACTCCAAAGCTAGTAGAGCATTTCGTTCCGAAGGGCTACAATGTTTTGGCATTTGACCTCAGCTCGCAAGGCAACTCCGACGGAGATTTGATTACACTGGGCTTCAATGAAAAATACGATTTGCTGGGAGCTGTAAGCTATTTAAAAGCCCGAGGCCATACGGGTGATCGCATTGGCGTTATCGGTTTTTCAATGGGTGCTGCTACTTCCTTGCTAGCCGCAAGTGAAAGTGATGACATCGAAGCCGTTATTGCAGATAGTCCGTTTCGCAATGCGGGTTTATTTTTGAGAGAGGGCTTGCCTTTCTTTTCAGGCTTGCCTGCGTTCCCCTTTAGTTATACATCGACATGGCTGGCAAATTGGGCCTACGGCGTTGATTTAGATTCCATCTCCCCAATGGATACGGTAAAAAAGCTGCAAAAAAAGCCCGTTATGCTCATTCATGGCACAGGAGATCAGCAAATCAGCTATAAAAATACGGAAGCTATTTACGAATCCTTAAAAGAGAATCCAAGTGCAGAAGTATGGTACCCGCAAAATACGGAGCACATTGATGCAATCAACCATTACCCCACTGAATATTTTCAAAGGGTAGATCGCTTTATGGATGAGTATGTTGGAAAATAA
- a CDS encoding TetR/AcrR family transcriptional regulator — MARPVNEEKKLERRKRILKEAVILFAEGGYSNTTTALIAEKVGVTPGTIFQYFPSKESLYHAAVLEPLADIQQKSLACLQQEGSPSALIKNMVKEQFDDIYFYTNELRLAQSVLGQRTRFPELTEKVLESTKVMTDAIESVYAKGQLMGEFDKSFSPAMISRSYISFLNGVGLTLGESIVHHPEWENLKGHAYYLFAPIQPGK, encoded by the coding sequence GTGGCTAGACCCGTCAATGAAGAGAAAAAACTAGAGCGGCGCAAACGCATACTGAAAGAAGCGGTTATCCTTTTTGCAGAAGGGGGCTATTCAAATACGACGACGGCTCTCATTGCAGAGAAGGTGGGAGTGACTCCCGGAACCATTTTTCAATATTTCCCGAGCAAAGAGTCTTTGTACCACGCTGCCGTCCTTGAGCCGCTTGCTGATATTCAGCAAAAATCGCTTGCTTGTCTTCAACAAGAAGGGAGCCCCAGCGCCTTAATTAAGAACATGGTGAAAGAGCAATTCGACGATATCTACTTCTATACCAATGAATTGAGGCTTGCCCAATCTGTTTTAGGACAACGAACCAGATTCCCTGAGCTTACTGAGAAGGTTCTTGAAAGCACTAAAGTCATGACAGATGCGATTGAATCCGTTTATGCCAAGGGACAGCTAATGGGAGAATTCGACAAAAGCTTTTCTCCAGCAATGATCTCCCGCAGCTATATCTCCTTCTTAAATGGAGTGGGCTTAACTCTTGGAGAAAGTATTGTCCATCATCCTGAGTGGGAAAATCTGAAGGGGCATGCCTATTATTTGTTCGCTCCCATACAACCTGGAAAATAA